A window of Microcystis aeruginosa FD4 contains these coding sequences:
- the carB gene encoding carbamoyl-phosphate synthase large subunit, whose translation MPRRDDLQKILILGAGPIVIGQACEFDYSGTQACKALREEGYEVILVNSNPASIMTDPEMADRTYIEPILPEIVEKIIAKERPDAILPTMGGQTALNTAVALAKSGVLEKYNVELIGAKLPAIEKAEDRELFKKAMEKIGVPVCPSGIANNLEEAKAIAHQIGSYPLIIRPAFTLGGTGGGIAYNQEEFEPMAQYGLDCSPTSQILVEKSLIGWKEYELEVMRDLADNVVIICSIENFDPMGVHTGDSITVAPAQTLTDKEYQRLRDYSKAIIREIGVETGGSNIQFSVNPTNGDVIVIEMNPRVSRSSALASKATGFPIAKFAAKLAVGYTLDEIPNDITKKTPASFEPTIDYVVTKIPRFAFEKFPGSQPILTTQMKSVGEAMAIGRTFQESFQKALRSLETGRFGFGCDKVETLPPLSEVRAGLRTPNPERVYSIYHAFKLGMNGEEIHELTGIDPWFLDKLADLMETEKFLKRTPLKSLSKEDLFAIKQQGFSDRQIAFATNSSEDEVRSYRKGLGIVPVYKMVDTCAAEFEALTPYYYSTYEQVESEVLPSDKRKVMILGGGPNRIGQGIEFDYCCCHAAFSLSQAGFETIMVNSNPETVSTDYDTSDRLYFEPLTKEDVLNIIEAEQPEGLIIQFGGQTPLKLAVPLQIYLESPNCPVNTKIWGTSPDSIDIAEDRERFEQILRQLDIRQPANGIARSFQESQAVAKRIGYPVVVRPSYVLGGRAMEIVYSDSELERYMKYAVQIEPDHPILIDKFLENAIEVDVDALSDTTGTVVIGGLMEHIEQAGVHSGDSACSIPHTSLTDSVLTTIRQWTVELAKALKVIGLMNIQYAVQGETVYILEANPRASRTVPYVSKATGVPLAKVASLVMSGRTLTELGIISEAIPRHIAVKEAVLPFQKFPGADTLLGPEMRSTGEVMGIDSDFGKAFAKAEMAAGVILATSGTVFVSMNDRDKTPMVPVVKDLQSLGFRVVATSGTREVLLENGCENIDLVLKIHEGRPHVIDWIKNDWIQFIVNTPSGEESQNDGRQIRRTALDYKLPIITTIAGAKATVAALKSLQSQPLEVKALQDYLA comes from the coding sequence ATGCCACGCCGTGATGACTTACAAAAAATCCTAATCTTGGGCGCTGGCCCGATTGTCATCGGACAAGCCTGTGAATTCGACTATTCGGGAACTCAAGCCTGTAAAGCCCTGCGAGAAGAAGGTTATGAGGTAATTTTAGTCAATTCTAACCCCGCCTCGATCATGACCGATCCAGAAATGGCCGATCGCACCTACATTGAACCAATTCTGCCGGAAATTGTCGAGAAAATTATCGCTAAAGAACGCCCTGATGCGATTCTACCGACTATGGGGGGTCAAACTGCCCTGAATACCGCCGTCGCTTTGGCCAAAAGCGGCGTTTTAGAAAAATATAACGTGGAACTGATCGGGGCAAAACTTCCCGCTATTGAAAAAGCCGAAGATAGGGAACTATTCAAAAAAGCAATGGAGAAAATCGGTGTTCCCGTCTGTCCTTCGGGGATTGCCAACAATTTAGAGGAGGCAAAAGCGATCGCCCATCAGATCGGTTCCTATCCTCTCATTATCCGGCCGGCCTTCACTTTAGGGGGAACGGGGGGCGGTATTGCCTATAACCAAGAAGAATTTGAACCGATGGCCCAGTATGGTCTAGATTGTTCGCCTACATCGCAAATTCTCGTCGAAAAATCCCTAATTGGCTGGAAAGAATACGAATTAGAGGTAATGCGCGATCTAGCCGATAACGTGGTGATCATCTGTTCGATCGAAAACTTTGACCCGATGGGAGTCCATACCGGCGACTCGATTACGGTTGCGCCCGCCCAAACCCTAACCGATAAAGAATACCAACGCCTCCGGGACTATTCTAAGGCAATTATTCGGGAAATTGGCGTAGAAACTGGCGGCTCGAACATCCAATTCTCCGTTAATCCCACTAACGGCGACGTAATCGTGATCGAGATGAATCCCCGGGTATCGCGTTCTTCGGCCCTAGCATCGAAAGCTACGGGATTCCCGATCGCTAAATTTGCCGCTAAACTAGCAGTAGGCTACACTTTAGACGAAATTCCCAACGATATCACCAAAAAAACCCCAGCTTCCTTTGAACCGACTATCGATTACGTCGTCACCAAAATTCCTCGCTTTGCCTTCGAGAAATTCCCCGGCTCCCAACCGATTCTAACCACCCAGATGAAATCCGTCGGGGAAGCTATGGCTATCGGTCGAACTTTCCAAGAATCCTTTCAAAAAGCTCTCCGCTCCCTAGAAACGGGACGTTTTGGCTTTGGTTGCGATAAAGTCGAAACTCTCCCCCCCCTCTCGGAAGTCCGGGCCGGTTTGCGGACACCTAACCCCGAACGGGTTTATAGTATCTATCATGCTTTTAAATTGGGCATGAATGGAGAGGAAATCCACGAACTAACCGGGATTGATCCCTGGTTCCTCGATAAATTGGCCGATTTGATGGAAACCGAGAAGTTTCTCAAACGAACTCCCCTGAAAAGTCTTAGCAAAGAGGACTTATTCGCCATTAAACAACAGGGTTTTAGCGATCGCCAGATCGCCTTCGCCACCAACAGCAGCGAGGATGAAGTCAGAAGTTATCGCAAGGGTTTAGGTATTGTTCCAGTCTATAAAATGGTGGACACCTGCGCGGCAGAATTTGAGGCTCTGACACCCTATTATTATTCCACCTACGAACAGGTAGAATCGGAAGTTTTACCCTCCGATAAACGCAAAGTGATGATCCTCGGTGGTGGCCCCAATCGCATCGGCCAGGGGATAGAATTTGACTACTGTTGTTGTCATGCCGCTTTTTCCCTCAGTCAAGCTGGTTTTGAGACGATTATGGTCAACTCTAACCCGGAAACTGTCTCCACCGATTACGATACCAGCGATCGCCTTTACTTTGAACCCCTGACCAAAGAGGATGTCTTAAATATCATCGAAGCGGAACAACCAGAGGGTTTAATTATTCAATTCGGTGGGCAAACTCCCTTAAAACTAGCGGTTCCCCTGCAAATATATCTAGAATCGCCTAATTGTCCCGTAAATACCAAAATTTGGGGAACTTCACCCGATTCGATCGATATTGCTGAGGATCGGGAACGCTTTGAACAAATCCTCCGACAATTAGATATCCGACAACCTGCCAACGGTATTGCCCGCAGTTTCCAAGAATCCCAAGCAGTGGCTAAACGCATCGGTTATCCTGTGGTAGTACGTCCGTCCTACGTTTTGGGCGGTCGGGCAATGGAAATCGTCTATTCCGATAGCGAATTGGAACGCTATATGAAGTATGCGGTACAGATAGAACCGGATCACCCGATTTTAATCGATAAATTCCTCGAAAATGCCATCGAAGTGGATGTGGATGCTCTGTCAGATACGACGGGAACAGTAGTTATCGGGGGATTAATGGAACATATCGAACAAGCGGGCGTACATTCGGGCGATTCTGCCTGTTCTATCCCCCATACGTCCCTGACCGACTCAGTTTTAACCACAATTCGACAATGGACGGTGGAACTAGCGAAAGCGTTAAAAGTAATCGGTTTGATGAATATCCAGTATGCGGTACAGGGGGAGACAGTTTATATCTTAGAAGCGAATCCCCGCGCTAGTCGTACTGTTCCCTACGTTTCCAAAGCGACGGGAGTTCCTTTGGCAAAAGTTGCCTCCCTCGTCATGTCGGGCCGAACCCTGACGGAATTGGGTATCATCAGCGAAGCAATTCCCCGTCATATTGCCGTCAAAGAAGCGGTTTTACCCTTCCAGAAGTTCCCCGGTGCTGATACTCTCCTGGGGCCAGAAATGCGTTCCACAGGCGAAGTAATGGGGATTGACAGCGATTTTGGCAAAGCTTTCGCTAAAGCAGAAATGGCCGCTGGCGTGATTTTAGCCACCAGTGGGACGGTTTTTGTCTCGATGAACGATCGCGATAAAACCCCCATGGTTCCCGTGGTTAAGGATCTGCAATCCCTCGGTTTTCGCGTCGTCGCCACTTCCGGAACTCGTGAAGTTTTGTTAGAAAACGGTTGCGAAAATATCGATTTGGTGCTAAAAATTCACGAAGGTCGTCCCCACGTTATCGATTGGATCAAAAATGACTGGATTCAGTTTATTGTCAATACTCCCAGTGGTGAAGAATCCCAAAACGATGGCCGACAAATTCGCCGTACTGCCCTCGATTATAAGTTACCAATTATCACCACTATCGCTGGGGCAAAAGCGACGGTAGCAGCCCTAAAATCCCTGCAATCCCAACCTTTAGAGGTGAAAGCTTTACAGGATTATCTCGCCTAA
- a CDS encoding ferredoxin-thioredoxin reductase variable chain, translated as MKVGDRVRVIESVVVYHHPEHKSDPFDVKGLEGEVKGIVTEWRGRPVSANLPVLVEFSKKFKAHFRDFEVEIVEKAAE; from the coding sequence ATGAAAGTTGGCGATCGAGTTCGTGTAATTGAGTCCGTGGTAGTTTATCACCATCCTGAACACAAATCGGATCCTTTTGACGTGAAAGGACTGGAGGGAGAGGTGAAAGGGATTGTCACCGAATGGCGTGGTAGACCGGTTAGCGCCAACCTACCCGTCCTCGTCGAGTTCAGTAAAAAGTTTAAAGCCCATTTTCGAGATTTTGAAGTAGAAATCGTGGAAAAAGCCGCCGAATAG
- the tyrS gene encoding tyrosine--tRNA ligase has protein sequence MTVSSSLDWLTRGTSDLFPHQPDSQEPRENLAQLLQTTDRPLRIKLGIDPTGSDIHLGHSIPFRKLRAFQDAGHVAVVIIGDFTARIGDPTGKSEVRKQLTSEEVRANAENYLAQLRPILDFNTPNRLEIRYNSEWLGKLDLSQILELLSTMTVGQMLAKEGFSERYDQENPIFLHEFLYPLMQGYDSVAVEADVELGGTDQKFNIAVGRDLQKYFGKKPQFGLLLPILIGTDGSQKMSKSLNNYVGLRESALSMYSKLEKTPDALLKDYYELLTNLPLDAIASNPREAQKQLAIEVVAQFHGEEEALKAQKTAQEIVLQGNTEAAASVPEFSLAAVTFPLKLFYLLSATGLCKSSGEGRRQIQGGAVRIDSEKITDVDKSFETAEALTGKVLQVGKNKFIRFVA, from the coding sequence ATGACCGTATCTTCCTCCCTAGACTGGTTAACCCGTGGAACCAGTGATTTATTCCCCCATCAACCCGACTCCCAAGAGCCTAGGGAAAATTTAGCCCAACTACTGCAAACTACCGATCGCCCTTTAAGAATTAAACTAGGTATTGACCCCACCGGCAGCGATATTCACCTAGGTCATAGTATCCCTTTTCGGAAACTGCGTGCTTTCCAGGATGCTGGTCATGTAGCAGTGGTGATTATTGGTGATTTTACCGCTAGAATTGGCGATCCGACTGGAAAATCGGAAGTTAGAAAACAATTGACGAGCGAAGAAGTGAGAGCTAATGCCGAGAATTATCTGGCACAATTACGCCCGATTTTAGATTTTAACACCCCTAATCGCCTAGAAATTCGCTATAACTCGGAATGGTTGGGGAAATTAGACCTCTCGCAAATTCTCGAACTCCTCTCCACCATGACTGTCGGGCAAATGTTGGCAAAAGAAGGCTTTTCCGAACGCTACGACCAGGAAAACCCGATTTTTCTCCATGAATTTCTTTATCCCTTAATGCAGGGTTATGATTCCGTAGCTGTCGAGGCCGATGTCGAATTAGGAGGAACCGATCAAAAATTTAATATTGCCGTCGGTCGTGATTTACAGAAATATTTCGGCAAAAAACCGCAATTCGGGCTACTTTTACCGATTTTAATCGGAACCGATGGCAGTCAAAAAATGTCCAAATCCCTGAATAATTATGTGGGATTGCGGGAATCGGCCCTGTCCATGTACTCGAAACTGGAAAAAACCCCCGACGCTTTGTTAAAAGATTATTACGAACTATTGACAAATTTGCCCTTAGATGCTATAGCGAGCAATCCGCGAGAGGCACAAAAACAACTGGCGATCGAGGTAGTTGCCCAGTTTCACGGAGAAGAGGAGGCATTAAAGGCACAAAAAACGGCGCAGGAGATAGTTCTACAGGGAAATACAGAGGCTGCGGCTTCTGTCCCCGAATTTTCCCTCGCAGCGGTCACTTTTCCCCTAAAACTATTCTATCTTCTTTCGGCTACTGGCTTGTGCAAAAGTAGCGGCGAAGGGAGAAGACAGATTCAGGGGGGTGCGGTAAGAATCGATAGTGAGAAAATCACCGATGTGGACAAAAGTTTTGAGACAGCCGAAGCTTTAACGGGAAAAGTCCTACAGGTGGGCAAAAATAAATTTATTCGCTTTGTAGCTTAA
- a CDS encoding glycosyltransferase, translating into MNPSYNNSIPVQRIKVSVIVSTYKSAEFIWGCLEDLVTQTLYEKGEVEIIIIDSASPENEGEIIQEFQEIYPNIIYQRTKGREPLYRAWNRAIKLASGSYLTNGNTDDRRCFNALEIMANYLDNNREISLVYADQLITTLKNDTFATTPALKHWNWPNYSYQEMRQGCCVGSQPMWRKMLHDKYGYFQENFRCAGDYEFWLRIGIQGEKMALIPEILGLYYLNFQGLEHGSNGQALEEHYQVCKIYGIPHPEIKDIEIKPNPVKMEDLGKILNKDEREKLQTIQAISQKKLPIIVIDGVIFQLEQRKLARVWSSILEHWSQLEFSQHIVILDRNNTAPRWEEFKYWPAESYDYNYTGKDARKIQAICDRLQANLFISTFYTSPLTTASLLFLTSESPEENGNLPLDLEKHYAILSASRIIAFSSDIAQNLRRLYPKITSEKINIIELFEVNQKIAEEISNFLWYALSERNESSQNQVWLELRKLQEAQQTMYLKQQQDYHTMQEMEISLRELENNHNNLQKNNQKLQEEINYLSSRKGIVKTIGKTPILLLAKIKKKLPRF; encoded by the coding sequence ATGAATCCTAGTTATAATAACTCTATACCAGTGCAGAGGATCAAAGTTTCTGTAATTGTTTCTACCTATAAATCAGCAGAGTTTATCTGGGGTTGTCTAGAGGATTTAGTTACTCAAACTCTTTATGAAAAGGGAGAAGTAGAAATTATTATTATCGATAGTGCTTCTCCGGAAAATGAAGGGGAGATTATCCAAGAGTTTCAAGAAATTTATCCTAATATTATTTACCAGAGAACTAAAGGACGAGAACCCCTCTACCGCGCTTGGAATCGCGCTATTAAACTAGCGAGTGGTTCCTATCTCACCAATGGGAATACTGATGATCGTCGCTGTTTCAATGCTCTGGAAATTATGGCTAATTATCTAGATAATAATAGAGAGATTAGTTTAGTTTATGCCGATCAATTAATTACCACCCTCAAAAATGATACTTTTGCCACCACTCCAGCTTTAAAACATTGGAATTGGCCAAATTACTCTTATCAAGAGATGCGTCAAGGTTGTTGTGTGGGTTCTCAACCAATGTGGCGAAAAATGCTGCACGATAAATATGGTTATTTTCAGGAAAATTTTCGCTGTGCTGGTGATTACGAATTTTGGTTAAGAATCGGCATTCAAGGGGAAAAAATGGCTTTGATTCCTGAGATTTTAGGTTTATATTATTTAAATTTCCAAGGTTTAGAACATGGCAGCAATGGTCAAGCATTAGAGGAGCATTATCAAGTGTGTAAAATCTATGGAATTCCTCACCCAGAAATTAAGGATATAGAAATTAAACCCAATCCAGTTAAGATGGAAGATTTAGGGAAAATTTTAAATAAGGATGAGCGAGAAAAATTACAAACAATTCAAGCTATCTCCCAGAAGAAACTCCCAATTATTGTTATTGATGGCGTAATTTTTCAACTTGAGCAACGAAAATTAGCTAGGGTTTGGTCTTCAATTTTAGAGCATTGGAGTCAATTAGAATTTAGTCAACACATTGTTATTTTAGATAGAAATAACACCGCACCACGATGGGAAGAATTTAAATATTGGCCCGCAGAATCCTACGATTATAATTATACGGGAAAGGATGCCAGAAAAATTCAAGCTATCTGCGATCGCCTACAGGCAAATTTATTTATTTCCACTTTTTATACCAGTCCCTTAACCACTGCTTCTTTACTTTTTCTTACTTCTGAATCCCCAGAAGAAAACGGCAATTTACCATTAGATTTAGAAAAACACTACGCAATTTTATCCGCTTCTAGAATCATCGCTTTTTCCTCTGATATTGCCCAAAATTTAAGAAGGTTATACCCGAAAATTACCTCGGAAAAAATTAATATAATTGAGCTTTTTGAAGTTAATCAAAAAATAGCAGAAGAAATCAGCAATTTTCTCTGGTATGCGCTCAGTGAACGGAACGAATCAAGTCAGAATCAAGTCTGGTTAGAGTTAAGAAAATTACAGGAAGCACAACAGACAATGTATCTGAAACAACAGCAAGATTATCATACTATGCAAGAGATGGAAATATCACTAAGAGAATTAGAAAATAACCATAATAATCTTCAGAAAAATAATCAGAAATTACAGGAAGAAATTAACTATTTGTCCTCCCGTAAGGGAATAGTAAAAACCATCGGGAAAACTCCTATCTTACTTCTTGCTAAGATCAAGAAAAAACTCCCAAGATTTTAG
- a CDS encoding indolepyruvate ferredoxin oxidoreductase subunit alpha, with product MPHSIITEICEGVADCVSACPVACIHPGPGKNVKGTDWYWIDFATCIDCGICLQVCPVEGAILPEERPDLQKTP from the coding sequence GTGCCACATTCGATCATCACTGAAATTTGTGAAGGGGTTGCTGATTGCGTTTCCGCTTGTCCTGTTGCTTGCATCCATCCGGGACCGGGTAAAAATGTTAAAGGAACCGATTGGTATTGGATTGATTTTGCCACTTGTATCGACTGTGGTATCTGTTTACAAGTATGTCCCGTCGAAGGTGCAATTCTGCCGGAAGAACGTCCCGATTTACAAAAAACTCCCTAA
- a CDS encoding ABC transporter ATP-binding protein, protein MDSLLEVEQVYAGYVQDLYILQGVNFRIAPGELVTVIGPNGAGKSTLAKAIFGLLKPSAGTITFKGKNITGWKSNQIVPLGMGYVPQIANVFPSLSIEENLEMGAFTSKGNIKSLKERIYAMFPRLLERRRQKAGTLSGGERQMLAMGRALMLQPDLLILDEPSAALSPILVTSVFEQIKAINQTGTAIILVEQNAKKALMMSDRGYVLESGQDRFQGSGQDLLNNPKVGQLYLGAAYHGAPGKD, encoded by the coding sequence ATGGATTCTCTTTTAGAAGTTGAACAAGTTTATGCAGGTTATGTGCAGGATTTATACATATTGCAAGGGGTTAACTTTCGCATTGCACCGGGGGAATTAGTCACGGTTATCGGTCCCAATGGTGCGGGAAAATCCACCCTCGCTAAGGCGATTTTTGGTTTATTAAAACCCAGTGCTGGAACTATCACTTTTAAGGGAAAAAATATCACTGGTTGGAAATCTAATCAAATCGTTCCCCTCGGAATGGGTTATGTTCCCCAAATTGCTAATGTTTTTCCATCCCTGAGCATTGAGGAAAATCTGGAAATGGGGGCTTTTACGAGCAAAGGAAATATAAAATCTTTAAAAGAGCGCATTTATGCCATGTTTCCCCGTTTGCTTGAGCGCCGTCGTCAGAAAGCTGGCACTTTATCTGGAGGAGAAAGACAGATGTTAGCCATGGGACGAGCGCTGATGTTGCAACCGGATTTATTAATTCTCGATGAACCTTCGGCAGCTTTATCTCCTATCTTAGTAACCAGTGTTTTTGAACAGATAAAAGCGATTAATCAGACGGGAACTGCCATTATTTTAGTGGAACAGAATGCCAAAAAAGCCCTAATGATGTCCGATCGAGGTTATGTTTTAGAAAGTGGTCAAGATCGTTTTCAGGGATCGGGTCAAGATTTACTCAATAACCCCAAAGTAGGGCAATTATACCTCGGTGCAGCCTACCATGGCGCACCAGGAAAGGATTAA
- a CDS encoding gluconeogenesis factor YvcK family protein has translation MSPFKQTLRELNAQKGKIAASVGRKTPKRVNRWFKWLSPGLFVKRWLLISLTGVFLTSFGLAIWVKLTPVNRFLEFVSQALETIARLVPNSVSGPLAVLLGIFLLFWGQSRTVETITEALQPDASEELVDLLRTHRRLHRGPKIVAIGGGTGLSTLLRGLKQYSSNITAIVTVADDGGSSGRLRREMGILPPGDIRNCIAALADEEKLLTELFQYRFHAGDGLSGHSFGNLFISAMTEITGDLEQAIDASAKVLAIRGKVLPATLTDVSLWAKLADGRIIEGESKITEAMGQIRQIGCHPADPVALPAALAAIKEADYIIIGPGSLYTSIIPNLLVPAIRQALAQVTVPRVYVCNIMTQPGETDNYSVADHLRAIEGVCEERVFDAVLAQRTAPSPQSLQLYAQEHSHPVFLDREEVGKMGYRIVLANVMAEDEVTAKVRHDPQRLARVLWRWYAKK, from the coding sequence ATGAGTCCATTTAAACAGACGCTACGGGAACTCAACGCTCAGAAGGGGAAAATAGCCGCTTCTGTGGGCAGAAAAACGCCTAAAAGGGTTAATCGTTGGTTTAAATGGCTTTCTCCCGGTCTTTTTGTCAAACGCTGGCTTTTAATCAGTTTAACTGGCGTTTTTCTCACCTCCTTCGGTTTGGCTATTTGGGTAAAATTAACCCCAGTTAATCGCTTTTTAGAGTTTGTTTCCCAAGCATTAGAAACGATCGCACGCTTGGTCCCCAATTCTGTTTCCGGGCCGCTGGCGGTTTTGCTGGGTATCTTTTTGTTATTCTGGGGTCAGAGTCGCACCGTCGAAACGATTACAGAAGCACTACAACCGGACGCATCGGAGGAATTAGTCGATCTCCTACGCACCCATCGTCGTCTCCATCGCGGCCCAAAAATTGTAGCAATTGGTGGCGGTACAGGTTTATCGACCCTTTTACGCGGTTTAAAACAGTATAGTTCCAATATCACCGCTATTGTCACCGTAGCTGATGATGGCGGTTCTTCGGGCCGATTACGTCGGGAAATGGGTATTTTACCCCCGGGGGATATTCGCAATTGTATCGCCGCTTTAGCCGATGAGGAAAAGTTATTAACGGAATTGTTTCAATATCGCTTTCATGCCGGGGATGGTTTATCGGGCCACAGTTTTGGTAATTTATTTATCAGCGCTATGACCGAGATTACCGGCGATCTGGAACAGGCGATCGATGCTAGTGCCAAAGTTTTGGCCATTCGCGGCAAAGTGCTACCTGCTACCCTTACCGATGTTAGTCTCTGGGCCAAGTTAGCCGATGGGCGCATTATTGAGGGAGAATCGAAGATAACTGAAGCTATGGGGCAAATTCGTCAGATTGGCTGTCATCCTGCCGATCCGGTCGCTTTACCGGCTGCTTTAGCGGCAATCAAGGAAGCAGATTATATTATTATCGGGCCGGGTAGTCTTTATACCAGTATTATCCCTAATTTGTTGGTTCCCGCAATTCGTCAGGCCCTAGCACAGGTGACAGTTCCCCGTGTCTATGTTTGTAATATTATGACCCAGCCGGGGGAAACGGATAATTATTCGGTGGCTGATCATTTGCGCGCGATCGAAGGAGTCTGTGAAGAACGCGTCTTTGATGCGGTTTTGGCCCAAAGAACTGCACCATCGCCCCAATCTCTACAATTATACGCCCAAGAGCATAGTCATCCCGTCTTTTTAGATCGCGAGGAAGTGGGAAAAATGGGTTATCGCATTGTTTTAGCGAATGTAATGGCAGAAGATGAAGTTACTGCCAAAGTTCGTCACGATCCCCAACGTTTAGCCCGAGTTTTATGGCGCTGGTATGCTAAAAAGTGA
- a CDS encoding Tic20 family protein, with the protein MTWRGSTDTKDRIFAALVYLLPLYSAFAFGVFIFQQIPFLGAALAIALYPLAFLYSSLGSFGSLIIFFVLFFAVVRNPRISHFIRFNTMQAILIDILVYLLGLALGFFAQGLGANLVVETLFNVVFLGAFAACVYSIIQSVIGKYADIPTISEAAYSQVGG; encoded by the coding sequence ATGACTTGGCGCGGCTCAACCGATACAAAAGATCGCATTTTTGCAGCTTTAGTATATCTTTTACCCTTATATTCGGCCTTTGCCTTCGGTGTCTTTATCTTTCAGCAAATTCCTTTCTTAGGAGCGGCCTTAGCAATAGCCTTATATCCCTTAGCTTTTCTCTATAGTTCTCTGGGAAGCTTTGGCAGTTTAATTATCTTTTTCGTCCTCTTTTTCGCTGTGGTACGCAATCCCCGCATCAGTCATTTTATCCGGTTTAACACCATGCAGGCGATTTTAATCGATATTTTGGTGTATTTATTGGGATTGGCCTTAGGTTTCTTTGCTCAGGGTTTAGGGGCGAATTTGGTGGTAGAAACTCTTTTTAACGTCGTCTTTTTAGGAGCATTTGCCGCCTGTGTTTACAGCATTATACAGTCGGTTATCGGCAAATACGCCGATATTCCCACAATTTCCGAGGCAGCCTATTCCCAAGTGGGAGGTTAA